In the Flavobacterium sp. 90 genome, CTGCATAGCAGTCGTTTTTATTTCGGAAGCCAATTATGAAATGGCTTTTTATATGGTTTGTTTAGGAATCTTTTTTGATTTTTTTGATGGTTTTTTTGCCAGATTGTTCAAAGTTTCAAGTCCACTTGGATTACAGCTTGATTCATTAGCAGATATGGTAACCAGTGGTGTAGCGCCAGGTTATGTTATGTATAGCTTGTTTGTAAACAGTGCTCATGAATTGGGAACAAATCCAGCGATTCCGTTTTTAGGATTTATTGTAACGCTGGGATCTTGCTATAGATTGGCAAATTTTAATATTGATACACGTCAAACTGATTCGTTTATTGGTTTACCAACTCCGGCGAATTCACTTTTTATTTTAAGTCTGCCTTTAGTTTTAAAATTTTCAGATTCTTTAATGGTTTTGGAAATATTGACGAATCAATGGGTTTTACTTGTAATCACATTATGCAGCGCTTATATTTTGAATGCTGAAATTCCATTATTTGCATTAAAAATCAAAAAGTTTACGGTAAAAGACAATGTACTTCAAATTGTATTTTTATTGATTTCATTACTATTGGTAGTGACACTTCAGTATATTGCAATTCCTTTGATCATCATTTTTTATGTGTTATTGTCAGTGGTGAATAATTTGTTTTTGAAAAAGTAGTTTTATTTGAATGGCAAGAAAAACGACCACACGTAGAACTTCTTATTCCAGAAAAGCTAAGCCTCAAAGGTCATTTTTAGCAACAGGACTTCGCTTTATTATTTATTGTTTTTTAGTATTACTTTTCTTTGCATCAATCTATCATTATCGTGATGGATTGAAGTATTATCTTGGTTTTAAATCAAGCAAAGTTTTAGGCGAAGATGAGGTTGATAAACACCTTTCGGATGTTCGAAATATTCGGGTTCTCGAGAATCACAAAGGAAAAGTAGTAGGTATTGATGTTTCAGAATTTCAAGGAACCGTTGAATGGGATGAAGTTGAGGTTTTAGACGAAAAATATCCTGTAAAATTTGTTTTTGTTCGAGCAACAGCCGGAAACGACAAAGTTGACAGGCAGTTTAAGAAAAATTGGGAAGGAGCAAAAGAGCATAAAATTATGCGAGGTGCTTATCATTATTATCGTCCGAATGAAAATTCTATCGAGCAGGCAAATCTTTTTATTAAAACTGTAAAATTGAAAAAAGGTGATTTACCGCCTGTTTTAGATATTGAAAAATTGCCAAAGAATCAGCCTTTAGATAGCTTGAAAAAAGGATTAAAACGTTGGTTAAATAAAGTTGAAGCACATTATCAGGTACGTCCAATTATTTACACAGGAGAACGTTATTATGATGATTTTTTGAAAGAAGAATTTGGAGAATATTTATTCTGGATTGCCAACTATAATTTTTACAGAGAAAAAATCGAACCGGATTGGCTTTTTTGGCAATTTACAGAGAAAGCTTCTTTGCCGGGAATTAAACACAGAGTAGATGTGAATATATACAACGGAGATTTAGAGCAATTGCAATTTATAACCGTTGAGTAAGGTATACAGTATTCAGTCGCAGTATTCAGTTTTCACTGAGACTGGGTAAGGTTTACAGTATTCAGTCACAGTATTCAGTCACAGTATTCAGTTTTCATTGAGACTGCAAACTGCGACTGAATAGTGTGACTGAAAATTTTTTATTTAAGTTGCGTCAAAGTGTAAATGAAGAAAAGGAAAGCGATAGTGATTAAAATTGCTTTTGTATTTCCGAAGTTTACGGTAAATCCTGCCCATTTCATTCTTTTTGGAACAAACATTCTTTTGTCATCCTTATTATAATAAAACATTCCTAAATGCCAATTATTAGGATCTTTGTGCCAGTTATTATAATCTTCCTGATTAGGTTTTTGTGGAATCATATTTTTTAGTTTTCAGTTGCAATCACAGTTTTTAGTATTTCACTGCGACTGAAAACTGCGACTGAATACTTTTTTAGAATTCTAATTTTTTCTTACGCAATTCGAAGTTTTGTCCAAGATAAACACGGCGAACCATTTCATCTTCAACTAATTCTTCCGGAACTCCGGCTTTCAGGATTCCTCCTTCAAACATTAAGTATGTTTTATCGGTAATCGCTAAAGTTTCCTGAACGTTGTGATCGGTAATT is a window encoding:
- a CDS encoding glycoside hydrolase family 25 protein; the encoded protein is MARKTTTRRTSYSRKAKPQRSFLATGLRFIIYCFLVLLFFASIYHYRDGLKYYLGFKSSKVLGEDEVDKHLSDVRNIRVLENHKGKVVGIDVSEFQGTVEWDEVEVLDEKYPVKFVFVRATAGNDKVDRQFKKNWEGAKEHKIMRGAYHYYRPNENSIEQANLFIKTVKLKKGDLPPVLDIEKLPKNQPLDSLKKGLKRWLNKVEAHYQVRPIIYTGERYYDDFLKEEFGEYLFWIANYNFYREKIEPDWLFWQFTEKASLPGIKHRVDVNIYNGDLEQLQFITVE
- a CDS encoding DUF5808 domain-containing protein; translation: MIPQKPNQEDYNNWHKDPNNWHLGMFYYNKDDKRMFVPKRMKWAGFTVNFGNTKAILITIAFLFFIYTLTQLK
- a CDS encoding CDP-alcohol phosphatidyltransferase family protein — encoded protein: MNIKKHIPNLITLINLFCGCIAVVFISEANYEMAFYMVCLGIFFDFFDGFFARLFKVSSPLGLQLDSLADMVTSGVAPGYVMYSLFVNSAHELGTNPAIPFLGFIVTLGSCYRLANFNIDTRQTDSFIGLPTPANSLFILSLPLVLKFSDSLMVLEILTNQWVLLVITLCSAYILNAEIPLFALKIKKFTVKDNVLQIVFLLISLLLVVTLQYIAIPLIIIFYVLLSVVNNLFLKK